The following are encoded in a window of Vigna unguiculata cultivar IT97K-499-35 chromosome 8, ASM411807v1, whole genome shotgun sequence genomic DNA:
- the LOC114195529 gene encoding protein CELLULOSE SYNTHASE INTERACTIVE 3, producing the protein MSKSPSNEQRQSIYSASLPGEFNEAMGMDDPESTMATVANFVEQLHANLSSPVEKETITARLLGIARRRKDARTLIGSHAQAMPLFINILRNGTSLAKVNVASTLSVLCKDEELRLKVLLGGCIPPLLSLLNYESTETRKAAAEAIYEVSSGGLSDDHVGMKIFVTEGVVPTLWSQLNPKNKEDKIVEGFITGALRNLCGDKDGYWKATLEAGGVDIIVGLLSSDNSVSQSNAASLLARLMLAFSDSIPKVIDSGAVKALLQLVGPKNDISVRASAADALEALSSKSTMAKQVIVNADGIPILIGAIVAPSNECMQGDGGQALQEHATRALANICGGMSALILYLGELSRSPHLDAPVSDIIGALAYTLMVFEEKVGVDEKHFDATQIEDILVTLLKPRDSKLIQERVLEAMASLYGNICLSKWLIQADSKKVLIGLITMAATDVQEYLILSLTTLCSDKIGVWEAIKKREGIQLLISLLGLSSEQHQEYSVQLLAILTDQVDDSKWAITAAGGIPPLVQLLETGSQKAREEAANVLWSLCCHSEDIRACVESAGAIPAFLWLLKSGGPKGQEASAMALTKLVRVADSATINQLLALLLGDSPSSKAHIIRVLGHVLTMASQNDLLEKGSAANKGLRSLVQVLNSPNEETQEYAASVLADLFITRQDICDSLATDEIVLPCMKLLTSKTQVVATQSARALSVLSRPTKNKAANKMSYIVEGDVEPLIKLAKTSSVDAAETAVAALANLLFDPFIAAEALAEDVVSALTRVLAEGSLEGKQNASRALHQLLKHFPVGDVLKGSAQCRFTVLALVDSLKAMDMDGTDAADALEVIALLARTKKGVSNNYSAWSALAEIPSSLELLVCCLAEGPSLVQDKAIKILSRLCGDQPAVLGDLLSTSSRSIGSLANRIMNSSSLEVKIGGSALLICAAKEKKELSMDSLDVSGHLKPLIYSLVEMIKQSFRYSSLEIEVLASKGFMERNGFQEVDEFDIPDPATALGSTIAMWLLSVIASFHIKSKLTIMEAGGLEVLSDKLGRYTSNPQAEYEDTEGIWINALLLSILFQDENVVQSPVTMRIIPSITLLLRSDEVIDKYFAAQAMASLVCNGNMGIDLAIANSGAVAGLITIIGHVESDMPNLMDLSEEFSLVQNPDQVVLDHLFEIEDVKVGSTARKSIPLLVDLLRPIPERPTAPPVAVRLLISIADGSDSNKLILAEAGALEALNKYLSLSPQDSTEAAISELLRILFCNSDLIKHEAAISSLNQLIAVLRLGSRTARYSAARALHELFDADNIRDSELAKQAIQPLVDMLNTTSGHEQEAALMSLIKLTSGNSSKVSLLTDMEGNPLKCLYKILSSASSLELKSHAAQLCFALFANSKIRADPVASECIEPLILLLQSGSETAIESGVCAFERLLEDEQQVELAAAYNIVDLLVSLVSGTNYQLIEATVSALIKLGKDRTPSKLDMVKAGIVDNCLKLLQLAPSSLCSTISELFRILTNSSAIARSSDAAEIVEPLFHVLLRRDFNLWGQHSALQALVNILEKPQSLATLKLTPSQVIEPLISFLESPSQAIQQLGTELLSHLLAQEHFQQDITTKNAVVPLVQLAGIGILNLQQTAIKALEKISTSWPKAVADAGGIFELAKVIIQEDPQPPHALWESAALVLSNVLHSNADYYFKVPVVVLVKLLHSTLESTISIALNALIVHDRSDASSAEQMMEAGVIEALLDLLRSHHCEEASGNLLEALFNNVRVREMKVSKYAIAPLSQYLLDPQTRSQSGKLLAALALGDLSQHEGHARSSASVSACRALISLLEDQPTEEMKVVAICALQNFVMNSRTNRRAVAEAGGILVIQELLLSPNTEVAAQAALLIKFLFSTHTLQEYVSNELIRSLTAALERELWSTATINEAVLKTLHVIFMNFPKLHTSEAATLCIPHLVGALKSGGEAAQDSVLDTFCLLRQSWSTMPIDIAKSQAMIAAEAIPILQMLMKTCPPSFHERADTLLHCLPGCLTVTIKRGNNLRQTMGSTNAFCRLTLGNGPPKQTKVVNHSTSPEWKEGFTWAFDVPPKGQKLHIICKSKNTFGKTTLGRVTIQIDKVVSEGVYSGLFSLNHDGNKDGSSRTLEIEIIWSNRISNDDI; encoded by the exons ATGTCAAAGTCTCCCTCTAATGAACAGCGACAGTCCATCTATTCTGCCTCTCTTCCTGG GGAATTTAATGAGGCAATGGGAATGGATGATCCAGAATCTACAATGGCAACAGTTGCTAATTTTGTGGAGCAACTGCATGCCAATTTGTCATCACCGGTTGAGAAAGAAACTATTACAGCACGCTTACTAGGTATTGCTCGGAGAAGAAAGGATGCTAGAACACTCATAGGTTCTCATGCCCAAGCCATGCCATTGTTCATAAACATTCTCAGAAATGGAACATCTCTAGCAAAAGTTAATGTTGCTTCCACTCTAAGTGTCCTGTGCAAAGATGAAGAACTGAGGTTAAAAGTACTACTTGGTGGTTGTATCCCACCATTATTGTCACTTTTAAACTATGAATCCACCGAGACCAGGAAGGCAGCCGCTGAAGCAATATATGAAGTTTCCTCAGGTGGTCTGTCTGATGATCATGTTGGTATGAAAATTTTTGTCACAGAGGGTGTAGTTCCAACCTTATGGAGTCAACTAAATCCAAAGAACAAAGAAGACAAAATTGTGGAGGGTTTTATTACTGGAGCATTAAGAAATCTTTGTGGTGACAAAGATGGCTACTGGAAAGCAACATTAGAAGCTGGAGGTGTGGATATCATAGTGGGGCTCTTGTCTTCAGACAATTCTGTTTCTCAGTCAAATGCAGCTTCTTTATTGGCACGTTTAATGCTGGCTTTCAGTGATAGTATCCCCAAAGTAATAGACTCTGGAGCAGTCAAAGCTTTACTTCAGCTTGTTGGTCCAAAAAATGACATTTCTGTTAGGGCTAGTGCAGCTGATGCCCTAGAAGCTCTCTCTTCAAAATCTACTATGGCTAAACAGGTCATTGTTAATGCAGATGGAATTCCAATCCTTATTGGAGCAATAGTTGCTCCTTCTAATGAGTGTATGCAAGGTGATGGTGGCCAGGCTCTACAAGAGCACGCAACTCGAGCTTTAGCCAATATCTGTGGTGGCATGTCTGCTTTAATACTATATCTTGGAGAACTTTCACGTTCTCCCCACCTTGATGCTCCAGTTAGTGATATAATTGGGGCTCTTGCTTATACACTCATGGTCTTTGAGGAAAAAGTAGGTGTCGATGAGAAACATTTTGATGCAACTCAGATAGAGGATATTCTAGTAACCCTTTTAAAGCCTCGGGACAGCAAACTGATTCAAGAGCGTGTTCTTGAGGCTATGGCTAGCCTTTATGGAAACATCTGTCTCTCAAAGTGGCTCATTCAAGCAGATTCAAAGAAGGTTCTTATTGGACTTATAACCATGGCTGCCACTGATGTACAAGAGTATCTGATACTTTCGTTGACAACCTTGTGTAGTGATAAGATTGGAGTATGGGAGGCcataaaaaagagagaaggtATCCAATTACTAATATCATTGCTTGGATTATCCAGTGAGCAGCATCAAGAGTACTCAGTTCAGCTGCTAGCAATCCTAACTGATCAGGTTGATGACAGCAAGTGGGCAATCACTGCTGCTGGAGGGATTCCTCCATTGGTGCAGTTGTTGGAGACAGGATCACAGAAAGCAAGAGAGGAAGCAGCAAATGTTCTGTGGAGTTTGTGCTGTCACAGTGAAGATATCCGCGCTTGTGTTGAAAGTGCTGGAGCGATACCAGCATTTTTATGGCTTCTTAAGAGTGGTGGACCAAAAGGGCAGGAAGCTTCTGCTATGGCACTCACAAAGCTTGTTCGAGTAGCTGATTCTGCCACAATTAATCAGCTATTAGCATTGCTCCTGGGGGATTCTCCAAGCTCGAAAGCCCACATAATCCGAGTTTTAGGTCATGTTCTTACTATGGCTTCACAGAATGATCTCCTTGAAAAAGGTTCTGCAGCTAACAAGGGCTTGAGATCTCTAGTTCAGGTCCTCAATTCACCGAATGAGGAAACCCAAGAATATGCAGCTTCAGTTCTAGCTGATTTGTTTATCACAAGACAAGACATCTGTGATAGTCTTGCAACTGATGAGATTGTGCTTCCTTGCATGAAGCTTTTGACTAGTAAAACTCAAGTTGTTGCCACTCAATCAGCTCGAGCGTTAAGTGTTCTGTCTCGTCCAACAAAGAACAAGGCTGCAAATAAAATGTCTTATATTGTAGAGGGTGATGTTGAGCCACTAATCAAGTTAGCTAAAACATCCTCTGTTGATGCTGCTGAAACTGCTGTTGCTGCGTTGGCCAATCTTCTCTTTGATCCTTTTATTGCTGCTGAGGCTCTGGCTGAAGATGTTGTTTCAGCTTTAACTAGAGTTCTGGCAGAAGGATCCTTGGAAGGTAAACAAAATGCATCTCGTGCACTTCATCAATTACTGAAGCATTTTCCTGTAGGTGATGTTCTCAAGGGGAGTGCTCAATGTCGTTTCACTGTGCTTGCACTTGTTGATTCGTTAAAAGCTATGGATATGGACGGAACTGATGCTGCTGATGCTTTAGAAGTAATTGCATTGCTAGCCAGGACCAAAAAAGGTGTGAGCAACAATTACTCTGCATGGTCAGCTCTGGCTGAAATACCGTCAAGCTTAGAACTTCTTGTCTGCTGCCTGGCTGAGGGGCCCTCCCTTGTGCAGGACAAGGCAATTAAAATTCTATCTAGACTTTGTGGGGATCAGCCTGCCGTTCTTGGTGATTTGTTATCTACTAGTTCCAGATCCATTGGTTCATTGGCTAATAGAATAATGAACTCCTCCAGTCTAGAAGTAAAAATTGGAGGGTCTGCCTTGCTAATTTGTGCTGCTAAGGAGAAGAAAGAGCTTTCAATGGATTCACTTGACGTTTCAGGGCATCTGAAACCATTAATATATTCTTTAGTTGAAATGATAAAGCAAAGTTTTAGGTATTCTTCATTAGAAATTGAAGTTCTCGCTTCTAAAGGTTTTATGGAGAGAAATGGTTTTCAAGAAGTTGATGAGTTTGATATTCCTGATCCTGCCACTGCCTTGGGAAGCACTATTGCGATGTGGTTGCTTTCAGTTATTGCTTCTTTCCATATAAAGAGCAAGCTCACAATTATGGAAGCTGGTGGACTTGAAGTTCTCTCAGACAAACTTGGAAGATATACTTCAAATCCACAG GCAGAATATGAGGATACAGAAGGAATATGGATCAATGCCTTGCTGTTGTCCATTTTATTTCAGGATGAAAATGTTGTTCAATCTCCTGTGACAATGCGCATTATACCTTCTATCACTCTTCTGCTAAGATCTGATGAagtaattgataaatattttgcTGCCCAGGCTATGGCCAGTCTTGTTTGTAATGGCAATATGGGAATAGATCTTGCCATTGCAAATTCTGGTGCTGTTGCTGGATTGATAACTATAATTGGGCATGTAGAGTCAGATATGCCAAATCTCATGGATTTATCAGAAGAATTTTCATTGGTACAAAACCCTGATCAAGTTGTTTTGGATCACCtttttgaaattgaagatgTAAAAGTGGGTTCTACTGCCAGGAAATCTATACCACTCTTAGTGGATCTCCTGAGACCAATACCAGAAAGGCCTACTGCTCCACCAGTTGCTGTTAGACTCTTGATATCCATTGCAGATGGAAGTGATAGCAATAAATTAATCCTTGCTGAAGCTGGAGCTCTTGAAGCTTTGAATAAATACCTGTCCTTGAGTCCTCAAGACTCAACTGAGGCTGCTATATCTGAGTTATTGAGAATATTATTTTGCAATTCTGATCTCATTAAACACGAAGCAGCAATCAGTTCATTGAACCAACTTATAGCTGTTTTGCGTCTTGGATCAAGAACTGCTAGATACAGTGCAGCAAGAGCACTTCATGAACTTTTTGATGCTGACAACATTAGAGACTCAGAATTAGCTAAACAAGCTATTCAACCATTGGTTGATATGCTTAACACGACGTCAGGTCATGAACAGGAGGCTGCTCTCATGTCCTTGATCAAGTTAACTTCGGGAAATTCTTCAAAAGTATCTCTTCTTACTGATATGGAAGGAAACCCACTTAAATGTTTATACAAAATACTGTCTTCTGCTTCATCCTTGGAACTGAAGAGCCATGCTGCCCAACTCTGCTTTGCTCTTTTTGCCAATAGCAAGATCAGAGCAGACCCAGTTGCCTCAGAATGCATAGAACCCCTTATATTACTATTGCAGTCTGGTTCTGAGACAGCAATAGAGTCTGGGGTTTGTGCTTTTGAGAGATTGTTGGAAGATGAACAACAGGTAGAGCTTGCAGCGGCCTACAATATTGTGGATCTCCTTGTGAGCTTGGTTTCTGGTACTAACTATCAACTTATTGAGGCTACTGTATCTGCTCTTATCAAATTGGGCAAAGATAGGACTCCAAGTAAACTGGACATGGTGAAAGCTGGCATTGTTGATAATTGTCTCAAGCTACTACAATTAGCACCTAGCTCTTTGTGTTCCACAATATCTGAGCTCTTTCGCATTCTAACTAATAGTAGTGCAATTGCAAGAAGTTCAGATGCTGCAGAAATTGTAGAACCTCTTTTCCATGTTTTGCTCCGTCGAGATTTCAACTTATGGGGACAGCATAGTGCGTTACAAGCACTTGTAAATATATTGGAGAAACCACAAAGTCTTGCCACCTTGAAGCTTACTCCAAGTCAAGTTATTGAACCCTTAATTTCTTTTCTGGAATCCCCATCCCAAGCTATTCAGCAGCTTGGCACAGAACTGTTATCTCATCTTCTTGCACAGGAACATTTTCAGCAAGATATTACAACTAAGAATGCAGTTGTGCCCCTCGTACAGCTTGCAGGAATTGGAATATTAAACTTACAGCAAACAGCTATAAAAGCATTGGAAAAAATTTCCACTAGTTGGCCAAAGGCTGTTGCTGATGCAGGAGGTATTTTTGAGCTTGCAAAGGTTATTATTCAAGAAGACCCTCAGCCACCACATGCCCTCTGGGAATCAGCTGCTTTAGTTCTTTCTAATGTATTACATTCCAATGCCGATTACTACTTTAAAGTTCCTGTAGTAGTTCTCGTAAAACTTTTGCACTCGACACTTGAGAGTACAATTAGCATAGCCCTTAATGCTTTAATAGTTCATGATAGAAGTGATGCTTCAAGTGCTGAGCAGATGATGGAAGCTGGAGTTATAGAGGCTCTGTTAGACCTGTTAAGATCTCATCATTGTGAAGAAGCATCTGGCAATTTATTAGAAGCTTTATTTAACAATGTGAGAGTACGAGAGATGAAGGTGTCTAAGTATGCTATAGCACCTTTGTCCCAGTATCTCTTGGATCCACAAACCAGATCACAGTCTGGTAAGCTTCTTGCTGCTTTAGCTTTGGGAGATCTTTCCCAGCATGAAGGACATGCTAGATCTAGTGCCTCTGTTTCTGCATGTCGGGCATTGATAAGTTTACTTGAAGATCAGCCAACTGAAGAAATGAAGGTGGTAGCTATATGTGCATTGCAAAACTTTGTCATGAACAGCAGGACAAATAGACGAGCTGTCGCAGAAGCTGGGGGCATACTGGTGATTCAAGAATTGCTGCTGTCTCCAAACACAGAAGTTGCTGCGCAAGCTGCTTTACtgatcaaatttttgttttctacacATACACTGCAAGAATATGTATCAAATGAGTTGATCAGGTCTTTGACAG CTGCACTGGAAAGAGAGTTATGGTCAACTGCCACAATCAATGAAGCTGTTCTGAAAACTTTGCATGTGATATTCATGAACTTCCCTAAGCTCCACACATCTGAAGCAGCAACTCTTTGCATTCCTCATTTGGTAGGTGCACTTAAATCTGGTGGTGAAGCGGCTCAGGACTCTGTACTTGATACGTTTTGCTTGCTAAGACAGTCATGGTCAACTATGCCAATAGATATAGCAAAGTCCCAAGCTATGATTGCTGCTGAAGCCATCCCCATTTTGCAAATGCTCATGAAAACCTGCCCACCTAGTTTCCATGAGAGGGCAGATACTCTTCTGCACTGCTTACCAGGGTGTTTGACTGTCACCATTAAGCGTGGAAACAACCTCAGGCAAACTATGGGAAGCACTAACGCATTCTGCCGGTTAACACTAGGAAATGGTCCTCCAAAACAAACCAAG GTAGTGAATCATAGTACTTCTCCCGAATGGAAAGAAGGATTCACTTGGGCATTTGATGTTCCTCCAAAGGGCCAAAAGCTACATATCATATGCAAAAGCAAGAATACTTTTGGGAAG ACAACACTTGGAAGAGTCACCATTCAAATTGATAAAGTTGTATCAGAGGGGGTTTATAGTGGATTATTCAGTCTTAATCATGATGGTAACAAAGATGGTTCTTCCCGAACACTTGAAATTGAGATTATATGGTCCAACAGGATCTCCAATGATGATATTTGA